The following are encoded together in the Streptococcus oralis genome:
- a CDS encoding DUF3270 domain-containing protein, producing the protein MSARKLEAYEFEQAPESKQTPLYQDYTPEAPVGPNLKEILFFVNIACFCIFMALFSFIFLAIKLNTALSFIAAMGLSFALLQLQRKIMKRKFSK; encoded by the coding sequence ATGTCCGCAAGAAAACTAGAAGCTTATGAGTTTGAACAAGCTCCCGAATCAAAACAAACTCCGCTTTACCAAGACTACACACCAGAAGCCCCAGTTGGCCCTAACCTAAAAGAGATTTTATTTTTTGTAAATATCGCTTGTTTCTGTATTTTTATGGCACTTTTTAGTTTTATCTTTTTAGCTATAAAATTAAATACAGCTTTATCCTTTATCGCTGCAATGGGTCTTAGTTTCGCCCTTTTACAACTTCAACGAAAGATAATGAAACGAAAATTTTCAAAATAA
- a CDS encoding sensor histidine kinase, translating to MFNKLKKTWYADDFSYFIRNFGVFTLIFSAMTLIILQVMHSSLYTSVDEKLQALSSSPQAVIQLALNRATEEVKDIQPATADASKVEIKPNVSSNTEVLLFDKDFNQLLLGNRFSGLDKIKLDKKELNHIRQIQVVNSYGQEETYRMILMETNSSSVSSNVKYAAVLINTSQLEQISQNHEHLIVVVMASFWLLSLIASVYLARVSVKPLLESMQKQKSFVENASHELRTPLAVLQNRLENLFRKPEATIMESSESIASSLEEVRNMRFLTTNLLNLARRDDGIKPEIAEVSPQFFKTTFANFELIASENDRIFEYENRIYRPFMTDQLLLKQLMTILFDNAIKYTEEDGKIEFVVHATDRHLYLTVTDNGIGISAPDKKKIFDRFYRVDKARTRQKGGFGLGLSLAKQIVDALRGTISVKDNKPRGTIFEVKIAIQSPSKRKNK from the coding sequence ATGTTCAATAAACTAAAAAAAACATGGTATGCAGATGATTTCAGCTATTTCATTCGAAACTTTGGAGTGTTCACCCTGATCTTCTCTGCGATGACCTTGATTATCCTCCAGGTCATGCACTCGAGTCTCTACACTTCTGTAGATGAAAAACTCCAAGCCCTTAGTAGCAGTCCCCAAGCGGTTATCCAGTTAGCCTTGAATCGGGCAACTGAAGAGGTCAAGGATATTCAACCCGCAACTGCGGATGCCAGCAAGGTTGAAATCAAACCCAATGTCAGCTCCAATACGGAAGTCTTACTCTTTGACAAGGATTTTAACCAACTCTTACTGGGGAATCGTTTTTCAGGTTTGGACAAGATCAAGTTGGACAAGAAAGAGTTGAATCACATTCGCCAAATCCAAGTTGTCAATAGCTATGGTCAGGAAGAAACCTATCGGATGATTTTGATGGAAACCAACTCATCTTCCGTCTCAAGTAACGTCAAATATGCTGCGGTTTTAATCAATACCAGCCAGCTCGAGCAAATCAGCCAAAACCACGAGCATTTAATTGTTGTAGTCATGGCTAGTTTCTGGCTCCTGTCTTTAATTGCCAGTGTTTATTTGGCACGTGTCAGTGTCAAACCCTTGCTGGAAAGTATGCAAAAGCAGAAGTCCTTTGTCGAAAATGCCAGTCACGAACTGAGAACGCCTTTGGCCGTTTTACAAAATCGTTTAGAAAATCTCTTTCGAAAACCAGAGGCAACGATTATGGAATCCAGCGAAAGTATTGCTTCGAGCCTTGAAGAAGTTCGCAACATGCGCTTTCTCACAACCAATCTTCTCAACCTTGCACGTCGCGATGATGGAATCAAACCAGAAATAGCAGAAGTATCACCACAGTTCTTTAAGACTACCTTTGCTAACTTTGAGTTGATTGCTTCTGAAAATGATCGTATTTTTGAGTATGAAAATCGGATTTATCGTCCCTTCATGACCGATCAGTTGCTCCTAAAACAGCTCATGACCATCTTATTTGACAATGCCATCAAGTATACTGAAGAAGATGGAAAAATTGAGTTTGTAGTTCATGCTACAGATCGTCATCTCTATCTAACAGTAACGGATAATGGAATTGGAATTTCAGCTCCTGACAAGAAGAAAATCTTTGACCGTTTTTACCGTGTAGACAAGGCGAGAACCCGTCAGAAAGGTGGCTTTGGTCTTGGACTATCTTTGGCCAAGCAGATCGTAGATGCCTTACGAGGAACGATTAGCGTCAAAGATAACAAACCTAGAGGAACAATTTTTGAAGTTAAAATCGCTATTCAATCTCCTTCAAAACGTAAGAATAAATAA
- the ciaR gene encoding two-component system response regulator CiaR — translation MIKILLVEDDLGLSNSVFDFLDDFADVMQVFDGEEGLYEAESGVYDLILLDLMLPEKNGFQVLKELREKGITTPVLIMTAKESLDDKGHGFELGADDYLTKPFYLEELKMRIQALLKRSGKFNENTLTYGDIVVNLSTNEVKVEDTPVELLGKEFELLVYFLQNQNVILPKTQIFDRLWGFDSDTTISVVEVYVSKVRKKLKGTAFAENLQTLRSVGYILKDVQ, via the coding sequence ATGATAAAAATCTTATTAGTAGAAGATGACCTGGGTCTGTCAAACTCAGTATTTGACTTTTTAGATGATTTTGCAGATGTCATGCAGGTTTTTGATGGAGAAGAAGGTCTCTACGAAGCTGAAAGTGGCGTCTATGACTTGATTTTGCTTGACTTGATGTTGCCGGAAAAAAATGGTTTCCAAGTCTTGAAAGAGTTGCGCGAAAAAGGAATTACGACACCAGTCCTTATCATGACTGCCAAAGAGAGTTTGGATGACAAGGGACACGGTTTTGAGCTTGGAGCGGATGACTACCTCACCAAACCTTTCTACCTTGAAGAACTCAAAATGCGGATCCAAGCCCTTCTCAAACGTTCAGGCAAGTTTAATGAAAACACCTTGACCTATGGAGATATTGTCGTCAACCTTTCAACGAATGAAGTGAAAGTGGAAGATACTCCTGTGGAACTACTCGGAAAAGAGTTTGAGTTATTGGTTTACTTCCTTCAAAATCAAAATGTTATTCTTCCCAAGACGCAAATTTTTGACCGTCTATGGGGATTTGATAGCGATACGACGATTTCCGTTGTAGAAGTCTATGTCTCAAAAGTTCGTAAGAAATTGAAGGGAACAGCCTTTGCTGAAAATCTTCAAACCTTGCGTAGTGTCGGGTATATTTTAAAAGATGTTCAATAA